The genome window CTGGTTCGGATCATCATAGTTCATCGAGGCGGATCTGAGGGTGTCGCAGATGAGCTCGATGGCCTCCTTGTCGGCGAGAATCTTGGGGTAGCGCGAGATGATCGAACTCTCCGCAGGGTTCTCGATGTGCTCCTCGAGGCCCACCGGGTTTTGCCGCGCGAGGCGGATCAGTTCGAAGAGCAGGCAAAGCAGTTCCTTGTAGTCGTGGTGGCCCCAGTGCGGGCCCTTGAACACCTTCTTGATGTCCTTCAGCGTGTGTTTGATCGCGGCCATGTCGTTGGAAATGACGAAGGCACCCACGGCGGCTCCGCCGATCATGGTCATCTCGAAGGGCAGCGACTTGAGGATGATGCCCATCTTGCCGCCGGCGGCGAGATAGCCGCCGAACACCATCACGAAGATAATTGCGATGCCGACAATACCGATCATGAACTGCTCGCCCTTGCGCTGAACCGCGGGTTTCTACTCACCACAAGTGTTGCAGACCGCGGTTAATTTTTTCTGAGGTTCCGCCAACTATTCGGTGGGCGCCGACCCGTTGCGACCTGCAAGGATGAGGGACAGGCGGTAGGCGGCCTTTGCCTCCATTCCGGCGAGTACGGCAGCGGCACGTTCGGGCTGCATCCGGCCTAGAAAGCCTGCGGCAAAGACCGGGTCCATCTCCTGAAACAGGGCCGCGGCCTCTTTCGGCTTCATGACCTCATACATGCGGGTGAGCTTGGCAAGGTCACTCTCTGTGGCGCCATCGGCGAGGGCGAGGGTCGCTTCGAGCTCGGTTTCGGCCTGGCGCAACGCATCCATCTCGCGAGCGATCTCTTCACGCGCGCGCTGAAGCGCGACAAGCTCGTCGGCTATCGCGGCCTCGCGCGCGGTCACGGCGCTTTCGCGCGATTGCAGCGCGGAGAGGAGCGTGGCGATGTCGGGATCCGGCTCGCAACCTGCAACGACCGGGGAAGTTGCAGGCTCATCGGTCGGAGACCCTTCCAACGCAAAGGCGGACCCACTGACGCCCGTCAGGCGGAGGGCGGCGGAAAAGAGCAGGAGGGCCGCGATGATGCTGAGCAGACTTCGCCCAAGCCTGCGCCGCAGCGGCATTGAAGACCTGCCGCGCATCGCCATCAGGCGGCCTCCTGCTCATCATTGCGCGCCGTCCGCCTCCGGCGTGTCACCGTCGGGCGCGGCCCGGTCTGGCTGGGTTCAGGCAGGTCATGCATGGTGGCGAGTAGGATCTCGAGCTTGTCGGCGGAGTCCTCGGCGCGCTCGGTCAACCTGGTGAGCTCATCGACGCTTCCGGTCGAGGCTGCCCGGGCGGCCTCGAGCGCCTTCTTCAAGTCGTCCACCTGCACGGAGAGCACAGCCACGGCCCCTCCCATCCCTCCCTGAAGGTCGGTGAAGCGCGACAGGCGGCGCGACAGAATGAGGCAGTAGATGCCAGCTCCCAATGCACCGGCCGTCATGAGAATATCGGCTATCACGTCAAGCATCTTTGCCTCCTAGTTCACCACGAATTCGGTAACGAGCAGATCCTTGACGCGGCCCTCGCCGGTCACGATCTGGATGCGGCGCAACATCTGGGCCCGCAGGCTCATGAGCGCGCTGGGCCGCTCGATCTCGCTGACCTCGATGGCCCGCAGGTAGGTGTTGAGCACGTCGAGAATGCGCGGCATCACCATCTCGACCTCGGCTTCCATGCCCGGCTGCACCTCGAGTTCGGCCCTGAACCGGAGGTGTGCAGCCTGTCCGCCCGAGCGCATGGCAATGATGATCGGGTCGATGGGAACGAAGGACACGGGCTCAAGCGGCTCGGCTTCCGCCATGTTTTCGGCGCCCTCCTCACCAGATGATTCTCCGCCCCCCAAAATGCCGGAGAAGGTTGCAAAGAACGCTCCTCCACCGCCGCCAAGCATCAGGACCACGCCAAGAATCAACGGCAGCTTGGACTTTTTCCTGGGGGCTTCGGCATCTTCTCCTGCCTCGGCTTCACCATCTTCCTCGGCCATCTGGTCGGGTCTCCTGAACAATTCGCTCGAACTGTTCATAGACCGAAGGAGGCTAACCGATTGTTAAGGCGAATGCGCGATTTAGAGGGAGAAGGGCAGAAGCCCGGATGACGGCGGAGAATGCGCGTGCAGAATATCCTCGACACTTGGAACGGCCTTGATGGCAGGCGGAGACTCACCGTTCTGGTGGCGACTCTGGCCATGTTCGCGGCCGTTCTGGCCCTCAGTCGCATTGCGACCGCGCCGGGGATGACCCTGCTCTACGCCGGGCTGGAGCCGTCCGCCGCCGGCGAGGTCGTGACTTCGCTCGATCAACGCGGTGTGGCCTATGAGATTCGCGGCGGGGGCATCTATGTCGACAGTTCCCGGCGCGACGAGCTTCGGATGACCCTTGCTTCCGAGGGGCTGCCGGCGACCGGCGGGCAAGGCTATGAAATTCTGGACGGTTTGTCCGGCTTCGGCACCACCAGCCAGATGTTCGATGCGGCCTATTGGCGGGCCAAGGAAGGCGAACTGGCCCGCACCCTGCTGGCCTCTCCCCGGGTTCGGGCGGCACGCGTGCATATCTCCAATCCGGCCAGTCACGGGTTCGGTCGCAATGATTCGGCTTCGGCCTCGGTTTCGGTGACGGCCACGAACGGGCGGGTGACGCCGGCCGAAGCCAAGGCGTTCAAGTTCCTGATCGCGAGCGCGGTCTCTGGACTGTCGGCAGACGGCGTGTCGGTCATCGACGGCACGAGCGGCGCCGTCGTGGCCTCGGACGACTCGATGGGCAATCCTGCTGGTGATGAGCGGGCCGAGGGGCTGCGCCGGAACGTGCAGCGGCTGTTGGAGGCGCATGTGGGGCCCGGCAACGCGGTGGTGGAGGTTTCCATCGAAACCGAGACAGACCGCGAGCAGATCATCGAACGCAGGTTCGACCCGGACGGGCGCGTCGCCGTGAGCTCGGAAACCGAGGAACGCTCGAACAGTGCGAGCGGCACCAATCCTTCGGCGGTGACTGTGGCCTCCAATCTGCCGGATGGTGAAGCCGGCGGGGGCGGCGGTGAAAGCCAGAGCCAGGAGACCGAGACACGCGAGCGTACCAACTTCGAAGTGTCGGAAACTCAAAGAGAATTACTGCGCACACCCGGTGCGATCAAGCGGTTGACGGTGGCCGTTCTGGTCAACGGGGTGCGGGGCACCGATGGAGCGGGCGCTCCAACCTGGGCGGCCCGTGACGACGACCAGCTTGGGGCGCTGCGGGAGCTTGTTGCCAGCGCGGTGGGCTTCAATGAGGACCGGGGCGACCAGATCACGATCAAGTCGCTGGAGCTTCTGCCGGTTGAAGAGATCGGCACTGCGGCGGGCGGATCGCTGCTCGACCGGCTGAACATCATGACCCTGATCCAGTTGGCGATTCTCGCACTTGTTACCCTTGGCCTCGGCCTCTTCGTGTTGAAGCCCGCCCTGAGCGCCCGGGACCTCCCGGCGCCGGAGGGGGCCGGTGCAAGTGGTGGCACGGGTGCGGGGATGGCCGCGCTGCCGCCGGGTGCTCCAGTTGATGGCGGTGCCGGAGAAAGTCTCGACGACTTTCCTATGCCCGACGCGCTCACCGGCGAAATTGATGACAGCGGGATCGAGTTGCCGGACCTCGCGGTGATCAATGACTTCGATGTGGCGGGTGTTCCGGGGTTCGACAGCGCCGACAGCGATGACCCGGTGGGGCGTCTGCGCCAGATGATCGAGGAGCGGCAGGACGAAACCATCGAGATCCTGAAGAGCTGGATGGAAGACGATGAGGAGGCCAAGGCTTGAGCAAGGGCGGCGTGACTCTGGAAGATTTCAGCGGCGTGGTGCGCAAGCCGCCAGTCGCGGAAGCGGGCGATACAGCCCTGGCCGAGGCCCAGCTTGCGGCTTTCGACAAGGGCTACAGGGAGGGCTGGGAGGATGCCGCCCGCGCCCATGCCGAGGAGCAGAAGGCGATCGGCAGCGATCTGGCACGGGCGCTGGATGACATGAGCTTCACCTATCACGAGGCCCGGCGGGCGATGCTGTGCGAGATGCGCGAACTCATCACCGGCATCGTGGCCAAGGTGCTGCCGTTCAGTCTTGGTGGCAGTCTCGGGCCCATGATCCTGGAACGGATCGAGGAGGCTGTGAAATCACGCAGCGAAGTTTCGGTTGAGGTCGCAGTTGCCCCCGAAAACCTGGCGCGGGTCGCGCCCCTTTTGCAGGGCGAGGCGACCATTCCCGTTCGGCTCGCGGACTCCGCGAGCCTTGGCCCCGGACAGGCGGTGCTGCGGTTTGCCAGCGCGGAGGAAATCATCGACCTCGACGCGGTGCTCACGGGCATCACGCAGGTCGTTGACGGCTTTTTTGAGGGCCAGGCGGCCCGGGAAGGATGACACATGAGCGACGAGGCACAGGGCGCAGGCAACCCGTTTTCGCAGGTTCCGGTGGAGATCACCGTGGCGGTCGGCAAGGCGAGGCCAAGGGTTTCGGAGCTGTTGAAGCTCGGGCCCGACGCCGTCTTGCCGCTCGACCGCCGGGTGGAAGACCCGGTGGAGCTCTATGTCGGCGACAAGTTGATCGCCCGGGGCGAGCTGACCGAAGTGGAAGGAGGGCAGCCGGGCCAGCTGGCTGTACGGCTGACGGAGGTTGCAGACCTCAAGGGCGGTATCTGACGCAGACTGGCTGCGCTGCCGTCCTTTCTGTTGCCTTTGTCCTGTGTGCCGGGCCGCTTGCGGCCCAAGACATATCGATCGACATGGGAGACGGCAGCGGACTTACCAGCCAGACGATTTCGCTCTTCGCCCTCGTAACCATTCTGAGCCTCGTGCCCGGGATAGCGGTGATGATCACCTGCTTTCCATTCATCGTGACCGTGCTGTCCATCCTGCGTCAGGCCATCGGGCTGCAGCAATCACCCCCGAACATGCTGATCGTCTCGCTCGCGCTCTTTCTGACCTACTTCATCATGGACCCGGTGCTGCAGGAGGCATGGACCTCCGGTGTGCAGCCTCTGCTGGACGATCGGCTCTCGGTCGAAGAGGCCTTTGCCAAGACCATGGCACCGTTCCGGGTCTTCATGGCGGCGCGGGTCGATGTGGAAACCTTCAGGACGTTGAGCGATTTGCGGGAGATCTCTGCAGCACCCGGCGAGGCGCCGTTGTCACTGCTGGTGCCATCATTCATGCTCAGCGAGGTGGAACGGGCTTTTCAGATCGGTTTTCTGATCTTCTTGCCCTTTCTCATCATCGATCTCGTGGTGGCCGCTGTCCTGATGTCGATGGGGATGATGATGGTGCCGCCTGCGATCGTGTCGCTGCCGTTCAAACTGGCTTTCTTCGTGGTCGCGGACGGCTGGTCTTTAATTTCCGGAGCGTTGATCCGGAGCTATTTCTGAACCGCGAACGAGACGTCTCGTTGGATGACGCGAGGGGCGTTTGGAGCGCCCGATCATCCTCGATGGCGTCCATCGCAATTGGCATGGTTCGACTGGGCTGGCCGCAGGTCGGCTTCAATCTCTCACTCCGTTCATTGTGAAGAAACGGCCCACCGGAATTGGGTACGGCAGCGTTGGAGTGTCGTCCGTTAGGCGCAGGTCGTTCAGGCCCGGCCGCCTATCTTACGATGAAGTCGGCGTGGAGTGCGCCGGCGGCTTTGATGCTCTTCAGGATGTCGATCATGTCGCGAGGCGAGACGCCGAGGGCGTTCAGGCCCGCGACGACCTCGGAGAGGGACGTGCCGGAAGCGACTTCGGCCAGGCCGATGCCCGGCTCTTCATTGATTTCGGCAGTGGTGTTGGGCAGCACCACGGTTTCACCAGGGGCGAAGGGGTTGGGTTGGACGGCGATGGGCTTTTCTTCGATGCGTATCGTGAGATTTCCTTGACTTACGGCGACACGGCTGATGCGCACGTCTTCGCCCATGACAATGGTGCCCGAGCGCTGGTCGACGACCACCATGGCGCGGCGCTGAGGTTCGACCGCGATGTTCTCGATGCGGCTGATGACATGGGCCGGGGAGCGGATGCCGCTGCCCGCGATATCGACCTGAACTGTGCCGGCATCGAGCATGCGCGCGACAGGCCGCCCGAAGCTGCTGTTGATCGCGGTCTCGATGCGGCTGGCGGTGGTGAAATCCTGGGTGCGAAGGGCCAGACGCATGGTGCGCAACTGGGTAAAATCGAAAGTCACCTCGCGTTCGACGCGCGCGCCCGAGGGCACAGTTCCGGCTGTCGGGACGCCTTGGGTGACTTTTGCGCCGTCCCCCTCGGCGGAGGCTCCGCCGGCAATTATGGTGCCCTGGGCGACGGCGTAGATCTGGCCGTCGGCCGCCGTCAGCGGGGTCATGACCAGCGTTCCTCCAAGCAGGCTCTTGGCGTCGCCGATGGCGGAGACGGTCACGTCGATCTGGCTGCCGGCGCGGGAGAAGGGCGGCAGGGTTGCGGTGACGAAAACGGCGGCGACGTTCTTTGGGCGAAATTGCTCACCGGTGACGTTGACGCCGAGCCGTTCCAGCATGTTCTGCATGATCTCTTCGGTGAAGGGCGCGTTTCGCAGGCCGTCGCCGGAGCCGTTGAGCCCGACGACGAGACCGTAGCCGACGAGGTCGTTGCTGCGAACCCCGTCGAACTCGACGAGATCCTTGATCCGGACAGGGGTGGCATGGAGCGCGCTGGAAAGGGTCAGCGCGAGAAGGCAGGCGAGGATTGTGCGAAGCATCAGAGGTAATTCACCAGGCTCAGGGACTGCATTCTGGCAGTGATCGCGTAAATGGTTTCGAGTTGGGTCTGGGCTGCGGTCAGGCGACTGGCCGTTTCATAGGGGTCGACCTCGAGGATTTCCGCGCGGGCCAAGGTGAGTGCGCTGGTTTCGGTGTCGCGGGCGACGCCAGTCTCTTCGATCAGCCCTTCGACGGTTCCGAGGCGCGCCTGCAGGGTTGTCAGGCCGGTTTCGCCGCGCAGCATGGTTTCACCGGCGATCCGCACCAGTTCGGCGCGGGCCTCGGTGTTGCCGGTCAGCACATCGTTGTCGATCAGATTTGCGAGGGCAATTCCCTTGAGGGCATCGCGAAGCTCGCCGTCGAAGGCGGTCTGCTGGAGGTTGGCCTTTACGCCGAGGCCAATGTCGATCGGGGCCAGCGGGGTGGTGGAGCCGAGATAGACATCGGTTTCGAAGCCGCCGCCGGGGGCGAACCAGGCGTCCAGGGCGGTGGTCAGGCTGGCAACATCGGTGGCGCCTGCGGTGGTGGCGGTGAGGCTGGCCATGAAGGTTTCGGCATCGGCGACGGCGGGGCCGTCGACCGCGACGCCGGAAAAAACGCTTCGGCTGCCGAAGGTCGTGTTGAGCGCGGCGAGCACGGGGGCGAGTTTGGCGGCGGTGTCGGCGGCGGCGGTCTCGATCACGGAGGCCTGGGTGGCCTGGCCGGCGTTGAGCATGTTTCCGGAGCTTTCCTCGATCAGGGTCGAGATCGTCTGGTAGGCGTTCTGCATGACGGCGGCGAGGCTGGCGGCCTCGGTTCCGGTCGTCTTGTAGGAGGCATTCCGGGCAAGCGTGGTTTCGATGCTGGTGATGGGGGCAAAGTCACCGCCGACGGCTGCGGCGACATCGGCTTTGCGGCCCGTCGAAAGTTCTTGCGCCAGGCGGGTGACTTCGGCCTTCACGTCGAAATTGGTCTTTTGCATCAGGAACATGCGCGCGAGGTCGCCTTGGCCGATTTGGTTTACCATGTCATGTAGCTCCCTCAGATTGCCATCAGCCGGTCGATCAGCTCGTCGATCGTCTGGATCACCTTGGCGTTGGCGGCATAGGCCTGTTCGACGACAAGAAGTTTTTGCAGTTCGTGGTCGGTATCGACCCCTCCGGCGAGTTCGGCGGACTTGATGGTATCGAAGCGGGCGATGTGAAAGCCGAATTCCACCTCGCGGCTGGCGCGCTCGGAGGCGAGAGAAGTGAGCAGGTCGGCCGCATGGCCCCCGGCGCTGCGGGGCGTGCCTGTCGAGGCGGCGGAAGCGGAGGCGATGCTCGCGGAGAAGCGGGCCGAGATGGCCTGAACCAGGGTGGAGTTTCCGACTACTCCGGGCGCTGCGGCGCCGAGGCCGTCGCGGATGCGCCAGGACTCTCCGACCTCGTCGGGGTCGACGAGGATGTTGAACTCGAGGCGCTTGGCGAGGCCTTCCTCTTCGGTCGGCAGGAAGGCCGCGCCGCCATCGGTGAAGAGCCCCGGCGCTCCGACGCCGAGGGTTGTGTCGAGCGTGGGGTCCTGGAAGCGATCGACGAGGTCGCGGGCGAGCAGGTCGAGCCCGGCCTGGGCCTTCGGGGCGATTTCGTCGCGCGCGGCGAAGAGGGCGTGCATCTTGCCGCCCGCCATCGGCGCGTTGTCGCCGCTGGTGGAGATTGGATTGCCGTTGATGGTGAGGCCGGAGAGGGCACCGGAGGCGAGGGTCATGTCAGAGGTGATGAGGCCGACGGGGTCAAAGCCGATTTCGGCGGCGGTTCCATCGACGAGGATGGCGCTGGTGGGGGTGTAGAGTGCGATGCGCCCGCCGTCGCGGTCGACCTGACGGATGGGCACGAGCTCTGCGATGCTGTCGATCACCGATTGGCGCTGGTCCATCAGTGCGGCGATGTTCTGGCCGGTGGCGCCGAAGTTGAAGATGCGGGCGTTCAGCTCGACGACCTGTTCGAGCGCCGCATTCAGGCGATGGACCTCGCGGGCAATGCTCTGGTCGGCCTCCATCCGGATTTCCTGCACCCCGTCTGAGAGGGTGTTGAACTTCTCGGCGAGGGCGGAGCCGGCGCGGCCGACGGCGTCGAGCCGGGAGGAGAGGTCGGGGCGGCTTGCGGCCTCGATCAGCGCCCCTTCGAAGTTGGAATAGGCGGTGGTCAGCGAGGCCGGATCGCCGGGCTCGCCGATGAGATCCTCGATGGCGGTGAGGGTCGAGGCCAGGTGGCCGGCCTCGCTCTGGGCGGCGTCGGACAGGCGCCTGTCGCCGATCAGCCGGATGTCTGAGGCGCGTTGGACCGGACCGATGCTGACACCGCCCAGCTCGCGGACGTTCAGGGTGAGCGACCGGCGACCGTATCCTTCAGTGTTGGCATTGGCGATGTTGGAGCTGATGACATCGAGCTGGCGCTTGGAGGCGTTGAGGCCGGAGAGCGCGGCGGACATTGCGGCGGAGTAGGTCATGGGTGGGCCCCTTTGGGGAGGATCGTGGGATCAGCGTTTGATGTTGGTGGTTTCCTGCAGCATCTCGTCGACCGTCTGGATGACCTTGGCGTTGGAGGAATAGGCGCGCTGGGTCTGGATCAGGTTGGTCAACTCGCCGGCGACATCGGTGGCGCTCTCTTCCAGCGCGTAACTAAGGATATCGCCGGTTGGCCCGTCGGCGGCATCCCAGAGGAAGAAGGAGCCGGAGGCGTTGGAGGTCTGGTAGGTCTGGTTGTCGAGGGCGATGAGCCCGTGCGGGTTGGGCAGGTGGACCAGCGGGATCTGGTAGATTGTCTTGGTGCTGCCGATGTCGAAGTTGGCGTGGATGAAGCCGTTGGCGTCAATCTCGATGGAGACCATGTTGCCCACGGGCGAGCCGTCCTTGGAGATGGAGGTGGGGGCGAAGCTGTCGGAGAGCTGGGTCATCAGGTTGCCGGAGCCGAGGGCGCCGATCTCCATCACCAGCGGTCCGCCGGCTACGTCGATCGTGATCGTGCCGTCTGCGCCGTTGTAGGCGCCGCCGGTGCCGATCAGGTTGACGGTCTGGATGGTGCCGCCGGAGCCGCGGCTGTCATCGAAGATGAGCTCGTATTCTCCGACGATCGCCCCTTCGGAGGCGCTGTCGGCAATCACCATGGTCCAGGTGTTGGAGGAGCCGATCGCCGGGATTTCCGGAGTGAAGGTGATGTTGAGGGATTCGGATTTGCCGAGGTTGTCGAAGTACTCGATGGAGAGATCGAGCGGGTCTCCAGAGGCATCCGAGTCGGTTTCTGTTGCGGGGAGGTTCATGCCCAGCGACATCGCGGTGGTCGGTTCGCCGGCGAACTGGTTGACGTTGATCTGGATCGGCTCGAGCCCCTCGGAGGTATCACGCGGGAAGGTGGGCACCGTGCCGTCGGAATCCGCCGGCCAGCCCATGAGCACGAGGCCCGTGGCGGTGACGAGATAGCCGTCGGCATTGGTGCGGAAGGAGCCGGTTGAGGCGAGATACATCGGCTTTTCGCCGGCGAGACTGTTGAGCGATGCGGCGGAGGTCACGGGCAGGAAGCCGCGGCCGCGCACGGCGAGGTCGGTGGCG of Oceanicola sp. 502str15 contains these proteins:
- a CDS encoding MotE family protein, with the translated sequence MAMRGRSSMPLRRRLGRSLLSIIAALLLFSAALRLTGVSGSAFALEGSPTDEPATSPVVAGCEPDPDIATLLSALQSRESAVTAREAAIADELVALQRAREEIAREMDALRQAETELEATLALADGATESDLAKLTRMYEVMKPKEAAALFQEMDPVFAAGFLGRMQPERAAAVLAGMEAKAAYRLSLILAGRNGSAPTE
- the fliL gene encoding flagellar basal body-associated protein FliL codes for the protein MAEEDGEAEAGEDAEAPRKKSKLPLILGVVLMLGGGGGAFFATFSGILGGGESSGEEGAENMAEAEPLEPVSFVPIDPIIIAMRSGGQAAHLRFRAELEVQPGMEAEVEMVMPRILDVLNTYLRAIEVSEIERPSALMSLRAQMLRRIQIVTGEGRVKDLLVTEFVVN
- the fliF gene encoding flagellar basal-body MS-ring/collar protein FliF, which gives rise to MRVQNILDTWNGLDGRRRLTVLVATLAMFAAVLALSRIATAPGMTLLYAGLEPSAAGEVVTSLDQRGVAYEIRGGGIYVDSSRRDELRMTLASEGLPATGGQGYEILDGLSGFGTTSQMFDAAYWRAKEGELARTLLASPRVRAARVHISNPASHGFGRNDSASASVSVTATNGRVTPAEAKAFKFLIASAVSGLSADGVSVIDGTSGAVVASDDSMGNPAGDERAEGLRRNVQRLLEAHVGPGNAVVEVSIETETDREQIIERRFDPDGRVAVSSETEERSNSASGTNPSAVTVASNLPDGEAGGGGGESQSQETETRERTNFEVSETQRELLRTPGAIKRLTVAVLVNGVRGTDGAGAPTWAARDDDQLGALRELVASAVGFNEDRGDQITIKSLELLPVEEIGTAAGGSLLDRLNIMTLIQLAILALVTLGLGLFVLKPALSARDLPAPEGAGASGGTGAGMAALPPGAPVDGGAGESLDDFPMPDALTGEIDDSGIELPDLAVINDFDVAGVPGFDSADSDDPVGRLRQMIEERQDETIEILKSWMEDDEEAKA
- a CDS encoding FliM/FliN family flagellar motor switch protein, which translates into the protein MSDEAQGAGNPFSQVPVEITVAVGKARPRVSELLKLGPDAVLPLDRRVEDPVELYVGDKLIARGELTEVEGGQPGQLAVRLTEVADLKGGI
- the fliP gene encoding flagellar type III secretion system pore protein FliP (The bacterial flagellar biogenesis protein FliP forms a type III secretion system (T3SS)-type pore required for flagellar assembly.), with amino-acid sequence MTQTGCAAVLSVAFVLCAGPLAAQDISIDMGDGSGLTSQTISLFALVTILSLVPGIAVMITCFPFIVTVLSILRQAIGLQQSPPNMLIVSLALFLTYFIMDPVLQEAWTSGVQPLLDDRLSVEEAFAKTMAPFRVFMAARVDVETFRTLSDLREISAAPGEAPLSLLVPSFMLSEVERAFQIGFLIFLPFLIIDLVVAAVLMSMGMMMVPPAIVSLPFKLAFFVVADGWSLISGALIRSYF
- a CDS encoding flagellar basal body P-ring protein FlgI, encoding MLRTILACLLALTLSSALHATPVRIKDLVEFDGVRSNDLVGYGLVVGLNGSGDGLRNAPFTEEIMQNMLERLGVNVTGEQFRPKNVAAVFVTATLPPFSRAGSQIDVTVSAIGDAKSLLGGTLVMTPLTAADGQIYAVAQGTIIAGGASAEGDGAKVTQGVPTAGTVPSGARVEREVTFDFTQLRTMRLALRTQDFTTASRIETAINSSFGRPVARMLDAGTVQVDIAGSGIRSPAHVISRIENIAVEPQRRAMVVVDQRSGTIVMGEDVRISRVAVSQGNLTIRIEEKPIAVQPNPFAPGETVVLPNTTAEINEEPGIGLAEVASGTSLSEVVAGLNALGVSPRDMIDILKSIKAAGALHADFIVR
- a CDS encoding flagellin, translating into MVNQIGQGDLARMFLMQKTNFDVKAEVTRLAQELSTGRKADVAAAVGGDFAPITSIETTLARNASYKTTGTEAASLAAVMQNAYQTISTLIEESSGNMLNAGQATQASVIETAAADTAAKLAPVLAALNTTFGSRSVFSGVAVDGPAVADAETFMASLTATTAGATDVASLTTALDAWFAPGGGFETDVYLGSTTPLAPIDIGLGVKANLQQTAFDGELRDALKGIALANLIDNDVLTGNTEARAELVRIAGETMLRGETGLTTLQARLGTVEGLIEETGVARDTETSALTLARAEILEVDPYETASRLTAAQTQLETIYAITARMQSLSLVNYL
- the flgK gene encoding flagellar hook-associated protein FlgK; translation: MTYSAAMSAALSGLNASKRQLDVISSNIANANTEGYGRRSLTLNVRELGGVSIGPVQRASDIRLIGDRRLSDAAQSEAGHLASTLTAIEDLIGEPGDPASLTTAYSNFEGALIEAASRPDLSSRLDAVGRAGSALAEKFNTLSDGVQEIRMEADQSIAREVHRLNAALEQVVELNARIFNFGATGQNIAALMDQRQSVIDSIAELVPIRQVDRDGGRIALYTPTSAILVDGTAAEIGFDPVGLITSDMTLASGALSGLTINGNPISTSGDNAPMAGGKMHALFAARDEIAPKAQAGLDLLARDLVDRFQDPTLDTTLGVGAPGLFTDGGAAFLPTEEEGLAKRLEFNILVDPDEVGESWRIRDGLGAAAPGVVGNSTLVQAISARFSASIASASAASTGTPRSAGGHAADLLTSLASERASREVEFGFHIARFDTIKSAELAGGVDTDHELQKLLVVEQAYAANAKVIQTIDELIDRLMAI
- a CDS encoding flagellar hook protein FlgE, with product MTISSSLNASVAGLAANASRLATISDNIANSATNGYKRSVADFHAMVVSSGNGTYSAGGVRITTTRIIDQPGALQSTENATDLAVRGRGFLPVTSAASLNSLAGEKPMYLASTGSFRTNADGYLVTATGLVLMGWPADSDGTVPTFPRDTSEGLEPIQINVNQFAGEPTTAMSLGMNLPATETDSDASGDPLDLSIEYFDNLGKSESLNITFTPEIPAIGSSNTWTMVIADSASEGAIVGEYELIFDDSRGSGGTIQTVNLIGTGGAYNGADGTITIDVAGGPLVMEIGALGSGNLMTQLSDSFAPTSISKDGSPVGNMVSIEIDANGFIHANFDIGSTKTIYQIPLVHLPNPHGLIALDNQTYQTSNASGSFFLWDAADGPTGDILSYALEESATDVAGELTNLIQTQRAYSSNAKVIQTVDEMLQETTNIKR